In Xanthomonas sp. SI, the following are encoded in one genomic region:
- a CDS encoding glycine betaine ABC transporter substrate-binding protein, whose product MASVRRRVAALLVLAAALALLAGSAAAAPEKVVVGSKNFTEAVVLGEIAAGAGRQAGVEVEHRRQLGGTRILWRALEQGSIDAYAEYTGTLATELLQLPDADDAALRRALAQRGLAMSAPLGFDNTYAFGMRRQRAQALGIVRISDLAAHPSLKFGLSNEFVSRADGWPGVRDAYRLSQTPTGLDHDLAYRALDSGAIDLTDLYSTDAEIPAHDLLVLQDDRRYFPRYAAVFLYRSDLAQRAPRFVQALDGLGGRIDAATMQRLNAEAKLDKRAESAIAAHWLGIAAPAQDTRLTRLLQRTREHLALVGLSLGLALLVALPLGIVAAYRPRLGQVVLSLTGVLQTLPSLAVFVFMIPLFGIGAKPAIAALFLYSLLPIVRNTHAGLTGIARELRETAAAIGLPPGTRLWRIELPLALRTILAGIKTAAVINVGTATLGALIGAGGYGQPILTGIRLDDIGLILEGAVPAAALALLVQALFEGLERWLTPRGLRLAARR is encoded by the coding sequence ATGGCATCGGTGCGGCGCCGCGTTGCCGCGCTGCTCGTGCTCGCGGCGGCGCTCGCCCTGCTCGCCGGCAGCGCTGCGGCGGCGCCGGAGAAGGTGGTGGTTGGCTCGAAGAACTTCACCGAGGCGGTGGTGCTCGGCGAGATCGCCGCTGGCGCCGGACGTCAGGCCGGGGTGGAGGTCGAACACCGGCGCCAGCTCGGCGGCACCCGCATCCTGTGGCGCGCGCTGGAGCAGGGTTCGATCGACGCCTATGCCGAATACACCGGCACCCTGGCGACCGAATTGCTGCAACTGCCCGATGCCGACGATGCCGCGCTGCGCCGCGCCCTGGCCCAGCGCGGCCTGGCGATGAGCGCACCGCTGGGCTTCGACAATACCTACGCGTTCGGCATGCGCCGGCAGCGCGCGCAGGCGCTGGGCATCGTCCGCATTTCCGACCTGGCCGCGCATCCGTCGCTGAAGTTCGGGCTCAGCAACGAGTTCGTGTCGCGCGCCGACGGCTGGCCGGGGGTGCGCGATGCCTATCGGCTATCGCAGACGCCGACTGGGCTGGACCACGACCTGGCCTACCGCGCGCTGGACAGCGGCGCGATCGACCTCACCGACCTGTACAGCACCGACGCCGAGATTCCGGCACACGACCTGCTGGTGCTGCAGGACGACCGCCGCTACTTTCCGCGCTACGCCGCGGTGTTCCTGTATCGCAGCGACTTGGCGCAGCGCGCGCCGCGGTTCGTGCAGGCGCTGGATGGCCTGGGCGGACGCATCGACGCGGCGACGATGCAGCGGCTCAATGCCGAGGCGAAGCTGGACAAGCGTGCCGAAAGCGCGATCGCCGCGCACTGGCTGGGCATCGCCGCGCCGGCGCAGGACACCAGGCTGACGCGCCTGCTGCAACGCACGCGCGAACACCTGGCGCTGGTCGGCCTGTCGCTGGGCCTGGCCCTGCTGGTGGCGCTGCCGCTGGGCATCGTGGCGGCGTATCGGCCGCGGCTCGGCCAGGTCGTGCTGTCGTTGACCGGGGTATTGCAGACGCTGCCGTCGCTGGCGGTGTTCGTGTTCATGATCCCGCTGTTCGGCATCGGCGCCAAACCGGCGATCGCCGCGCTGTTCCTGTACAGCCTGCTGCCGATCGTGCGCAACACCCATGCCGGCCTGACCGGCATCGCCCGCGAGTTGCGCGAGACCGCCGCAGCGATCGGCCTGCCGCCGGGCACCCGGCTGTGGCGGATCGAGTTGCCGCTGGCCTTGCGCACCATCCTGGCCGGGATCAAGACCGCGGCAGTGATCAACGTCGGCACCGCCACCCTGGGCGCGCTGATCGGCGCCGGCGGCTACGGCCAGCCCATCCTCACCGGCATCCGCCTGGACGATATCGGCCTGATCCTGGAAGGCGCGGTGCCGGCGGCGGCGCTGGCGCTGCTGGTGCAGGCGTTGTTCGAGGGCCTGGAGCGCTGGCTGACCCCGCGCGGTCTGCGCCTGGCGGCGCGCCGCTGA
- a CDS encoding ATP-binding cassette domain-containing protein: protein MFELHRVTRRYGDALALDRVDLRIAPGRTTALIGPSGAGKSSVLRMLLGLEWPDTGEVRFQGEPLRRDTLLAQRRRIGYVIQEGGLFPHLSARDNAALLAQTLGWARPRIDARLHELASLCRLPEALLARYPAELSGGQRQRVGLIRALLLDPPVLLLDEPLGALDPIVRHELQTQMRELFALLGKTVVLVTHDVAEAAYLGDTLVLMRNGRVVQEGSVRELLDAPAEPFVGQFLHAQRTLEDAR from the coding sequence ATGTTCGAACTGCATCGGGTCACCCGCCGCTACGGCGACGCACTTGCGCTGGACCGGGTCGATCTGCGCATCGCCCCGGGCCGCACCACCGCGCTGATCGGGCCCAGCGGCGCCGGCAAGTCCAGCGTGTTGCGCATGCTGCTCGGGCTGGAATGGCCGGACACCGGCGAGGTGCGCTTCCAAGGCGAACCGCTGCGCCGGGACACCTTGTTGGCGCAGCGCCGCCGCATCGGCTACGTGATCCAGGAAGGCGGGCTGTTCCCGCACCTGAGCGCGCGCGACAACGCCGCCCTGCTTGCGCAGACCCTGGGCTGGGCGCGGCCGCGGATCGACGCGCGGCTGCACGAGCTGGCCTCGCTGTGCCGCCTGCCCGAGGCCTTGCTGGCGCGCTATCCGGCCGAACTGTCAGGCGGCCAGCGCCAGCGCGTGGGCCTGATCCGCGCGCTGCTGCTGGACCCGCCGGTGCTGCTGCTGGACGAACCGCTGGGCGCGCTCGACCCGATCGTGCGCCACGAACTGCAGACGCAGATGCGCGAACTGTTCGCGCTGCTCGGCAAGACCGTGGTGCTGGTGACCCACGACGTCGCAGAGGCCGCCTACCTGGGCGACACTCTGGTGCTGATGCGCAACGGCCGCGTCGTGCAGGAAGGCAGCGTGCGCGAGCTGCTGGATGCGCCCGCGGAGCCGTTCGTCGGCCAGTTCCTGCACGCGCAGCGCACGCTGGAGGATGCGCGGTGA
- a CDS encoding glycosyl hydrolase 53 family protein, giving the protein MSAPLLLLLVALAAGALPAGAAERSAAAPAIVFGINGHDDRPAYPLSQAEAVFQLLDRRNLRSYRFDVDPRNFAVLDRLVALSRQYRIALRPMVYPMSREIGYQLARRYAADIKLWEIGNEQDYSRDGAQARIDAMTAMYRGMKQASDELGAGLEFTINITACNSDDHSATARCPGDRRGSLWFLDMAKASGFDFDHISFHYYPFHHDRGYWMDLYLGQMRSAAQKYGGKVFFNEVNCAEVYAGNSDGGHAGDGACYDSVAQIVRTLQSDYADVVAEINLYELLDQTNLQGVESHFGLMYDLARPKPTLQLLTDFAD; this is encoded by the coding sequence TTGTCCGCCCCACTGCTACTCCTGTTAGTCGCACTCGCCGCCGGCGCCCTGCCCGCCGGCGCCGCCGAGCGCAGCGCCGCCGCGCCGGCCATCGTGTTCGGGATCAACGGCCACGACGACCGCCCCGCCTATCCGCTGAGCCAAGCCGAGGCGGTGTTCCAGTTGCTCGACCGGCGCAATCTGCGCAGCTACCGCTTCGACGTGGACCCGCGCAACTTCGCCGTGCTCGACCGGCTGGTGGCGCTGTCGCGCCAGTACCGCATCGCCTTGCGGCCGATGGTGTACCCGATGTCGCGCGAGATCGGCTACCAGCTGGCGCGGCGCTATGCCGCCGACATCAAGCTGTGGGAGATCGGCAACGAGCAGGACTACAGCCGCGACGGCGCGCAGGCGCGCATCGATGCGATGACCGCGATGTACCGCGGCATGAAACAGGCCTCCGACGAACTCGGCGCCGGCCTGGAATTCACCATCAACATCACCGCCTGCAACAGCGACGACCATTCGGCGACCGCGCGCTGCCCCGGCGACCGCCGCGGCTCGCTGTGGTTCCTGGACATGGCCAAGGCCTCGGGTTTCGATTTCGACCACATCAGCTTCCACTACTACCCGTTCCACCACGATCGCGGTTACTGGATGGACCTGTACCTGGGGCAGATGCGCAGCGCGGCGCAGAAGTACGGCGGCAAGGTGTTCTTCAACGAGGTCAACTGCGCCGAGGTCTACGCCGGCAACAGCGACGGCGGCCATGCCGGCGACGGCGCCTGCTACGACAGCGTGGCGCAGATCGTGCGCACGCTGCAGAGCGACTACGCCGACGTGGTCGCCGAGATCAATCTCTACGAACTGCTCGACCAGACCAATCTGCAGGGCGTGGAAAGCCACTTCGGGCTGATGTACGACCTGGCGCGGCCGAAGCCGACGTTGCAGCTGCTGACCGATTTCGCCGATTGA
- a CDS encoding outer membrane protein assembly factor BamD: MIRRSVPLSAHVRFIALMLVMVVVATGCHRQKNKNPEEGMPVEQLYQKAHTQMQTGNWAGAEGSFKRLIAQYPYGQYTEQAMIESAYAQYKAGKHDDAVSSIDRFIRTYPTHRNISYMYYLRGLSNSNRDTVFLRRVWSLDPSRRDLSTPQQAYADFNIVAERYPNSRYAADARQRMIALRNVFAQHELDNALYYLRRNAWVSAAGRATYLLETYPQSAYQYDAVAVLADAYTHLGNKPLADDARRVLELNDPKHPWLTGHWPKYPWMIRKLNPFAGEKSASTGQSNSQMAN, from the coding sequence ATGATCCGACGCTCCGTCCCGCTCTCCGCGCACGTCCGTTTCATCGCCCTGATGCTGGTCATGGTCGTCGTGGCAACGGGTTGCCACCGCCAGAAGAACAAGAATCCCGAAGAAGGGATGCCGGTGGAACAGCTGTACCAGAAGGCGCACACGCAGATGCAGACCGGCAACTGGGCCGGCGCCGAGGGCAGCTTCAAGCGCCTGATCGCGCAGTACCCCTACGGCCAGTACACCGAACAGGCGATGATCGAGTCCGCCTACGCCCAGTACAAGGCCGGCAAGCACGACGACGCGGTGTCCAGCATCGACCGCTTCATCCGCACCTACCCGACCCACCGCAACATCTCCTACATGTACTACCTGCGCGGGTTGTCCAACTCCAACCGCGACACGGTGTTCCTGCGCCGGGTGTGGTCGCTGGACCCGAGCCGCCGCGACCTGTCCACGCCGCAGCAGGCCTACGCCGACTTCAACATCGTCGCCGAGCGCTATCCGAACAGCCGCTACGCCGCCGACGCGCGCCAGCGCATGATCGCGCTGCGCAACGTGTTCGCCCAGCACGAGCTGGACAACGCGCTGTACTACCTGCGCCGCAACGCCTGGGTGTCGGCCGCCGGCCGCGCCACCTACCTGCTGGAAACCTACCCGCAGAGCGCCTACCAGTACGACGCGGTGGCGGTGCTGGCCGACGCCTACACCCACCTGGGCAACAAGCCGCTGGCCGACGACGCGCGCCGGGTGCTGGAACTCAACGATCCCAAGCATCCGTGGCTGACCGGCCATTGGCCGAAGTACCCGTGGATGATCCGCAAGCTGAACCCGTTCGCCGGCGAGAAGTCCGCCTCCACCGGGCAGTCCAACTCGCAGATGGCCAACTGA
- the rluD gene encoding 23S rRNA pseudouridine(1911/1915/1917) synthase RluD codes for MPNTLPDTPEDAVSDGPRQARVPDHAAGRRFDAVLAELFPEFSRSRLAEWIKSGDALLDGAQARPRDALRGGEIASLHAVLETQTHALPEDIPLEVLYEDDQVIVLNKPAGLVVHPGAGNPSGTLVNALLYFDPSLASLPRAGIVHRLDKDTSGAMVVARTLPAHTSLVAQLSARDVHRQYLAVVAGPLVSGGTANAPIDRHPRDRLRMAVREDGRDAVTHYRLRERFRAHTALECRLETGRTHQIRVHMAHLKHPIIGDPLYGGPLKLPKGATEELIAELRGFKRQALHAETLEFKHPTHGELVRATAAVPADLLRLLAALRVDSRLAAEQARR; via the coding sequence ATGCCCAATACCCTCCCGGACACCCCTGAGGACGCCGTCTCCGACGGCCCGCGCCAGGCGCGCGTGCCCGATCACGCCGCCGGCCGCCGCTTCGACGCGGTCCTGGCCGAGCTGTTTCCCGAATTCTCGCGTTCGCGCCTGGCCGAATGGATCAAGTCCGGCGACGCGCTGCTGGACGGCGCCCAGGCGCGGCCGCGCGACGCCCTGCGCGGCGGTGAGATCGCCAGCCTGCATGCGGTGCTGGAGACCCAGACCCATGCGCTGCCGGAGGACATCCCGCTGGAGGTGCTGTACGAGGACGACCAGGTCATCGTGCTGAACAAGCCGGCCGGGCTGGTCGTACATCCGGGCGCCGGCAACCCCAGCGGCACCCTGGTCAACGCCCTGCTGTACTTCGATCCGTCGCTGGCGTCGCTGCCGCGCGCCGGCATCGTGCACCGCCTGGACAAGGACACCAGCGGCGCCATGGTGGTGGCGCGGACCCTGCCGGCGCACACCTCGCTGGTGGCGCAGCTGTCGGCGCGCGACGTGCACCGCCAGTACCTGGCGGTGGTGGCCGGGCCGCTGGTCTCCGGCGGCACCGCCAATGCGCCGATCGACCGCCACCCGCGCGACCGCCTGCGCATGGCGGTGCGCGAGGACGGCCGCGACGCGGTCACCCATTACCGGCTGCGCGAGCGCTTCCGCGCGCATACCGCGCTGGAATGCCGCCTGGAGACCGGACGTACCCACCAGATCCGCGTGCACATGGCGCACCTGAAACACCCGATCATCGGCGATCCGCTGTACGGCGGCCCGCTGAAGCTGCCCAAGGGCGCGACCGAGGAGCTGATCGCCGAATTGCGCGGTTTCAAGCGCCAGGCGCTGCATGCCGAGACGCTGGAGTTCAAGCACCCCACCCATGGCGAGCTGGTGCGCGCCACCGCCGCGGTGCCGGCCGACCTGCTGCGCCTGCTGGCCGCGCTGCGCGTCGATTCGCGGCTGGCCGCCGAGCAGGCGCGGCGCTGA